The following coding sequences are from one Triticum dicoccoides isolate Atlit2015 ecotype Zavitan chromosome 4A, WEW_v2.0, whole genome shotgun sequence window:
- the LOC119286969 gene encoding multicopper oxidase LPR1 homolog 1-like encodes MPDGMLGKAALAVLLALAGLAAGTRPPPPPVSEDTLEKVAGSLEMYVDRLPQMPKVRGYSMERGRATPVHLAVGMYRKKWKFHRDLPATTVFVFGESAESATFPGPTIEALQGVPLSVTWENHLPENHILPWDPTVPVAIPRHGGVPTVVHLHGGVHPPQSDASAFAWFTAGFRETGAKWTTPTYVYPNVQSPGVLWYHDHALGLTRANLLAGLLGAYVIRNPAVEWPLGLPCGDEFDRVLVLADRSFYANGSLYMNSTGDNPHVHPQWQPEYFGDVITVNGKAWPFLPVARRRYRFRVINASNARYFNLSLSNGLPFHVVGSDTSYLARPVAATHVVVGVSESFDVVIDFSDDESNTPEVELVNTAPYPFPDGNAPGRLSSKVMKFVIEPAKTRDHSRVPARLLEYHAKVAEEEATRKRYIVMYEYDDGATGGPTHLYINGKRLEDPATETPRVGATEVWEVVNLTPDDHPLHLHLATFQAVRARGLVGLDEFRRCMARLNDAARCNVSQHAAGDAVGVPEHERTWKNVGKMAPGHVTTAVVKFLMVDTGEDYPFDATAEPGYVYHCHILDHEDNAMIRPLKLIR; translated from the exons ATGCCGGACGGAATGCTCGGCAAGGCGGCGCTCgccgtccttctcgcgctcgccgGCCTTGCGGCCGGGACCAGGCCGCCCCCGCCGCCGGTGTCGGAGGACACGCTGGAGAAGGTCGCCGGCTCGCTGGAAATGTACGTCGACAGGCTCCCCCAGATGCCCAAGGTACGCGGCTACTCCATGGAACGCGGCCGCGCCACGCCGGTGCACCTCGCCGTCGGGATGTACCGAAAGAAATGG AAATTCCACCGCGACCTGCCGGCGACCACCGTGTTCGTGTTCGGAGAGTCGGCGGAGAGCGCCACGTTCCCCGGGCCGACCATCGAGGCGCTGCAAGGGGTCCCTCTGTCGGTGACGTGGGAGAACCACCTGCCGGAGAACCACATCCTTCCGTGGGACCCCACCGTGCCCGTCGCCATCCCCAGGCACGGCGGCGTCCCGACCGTCGTCCACCTCCACGGCGGCGTCCACCCGCCGCAGTCCGACGCCAGCGCCTTCGCATGGTTCACCGCCGGCTTCCGCGAGACCGGCGCCAAGTGGACGACGCCGACGTACGTGTACCCGAACGTGCAGTCCCCCGGTGTCCTCTGGTACCACGACCACGCCCTCGGCCTCACGCGCGCCAacctcctcgccggcctcctcgGCGCCTACGTCATCCGCAATCCGGCGGTGGAGTGGCCGCTCGGCCTCCCTTGCGGCGACGAGTTCGACCGCGTGCTCGTGCTCGCCGACCGCAGCTTCTATGCCAACGGCTCCCTCTACATGAACTCCACCGGCGACAACCCGCACGTCCACCCTCAGTGGCAGCCTGAGTACTTCGGCGACGTCATCACCGTCAACGGCAAGGCGTGGCCGTTCCTTCCCGTCGCCCGGCGCCGCTACCGCTTCCGCGTCATCAACGCCAGCAACGCGCGCTACTTCAACCTCTCGCTGAGCAACGGCCTCCCCTTCCACGTCGTCGGCTCCGACACCAGCTACCTGGCCCGGCCGGTCGCCGCCACCCACGTCGTCGTCGGCGTGTCCGAGTCGTTCGACGTCGTCATCGACTTCTCCGACGACGAGTCCAACACGCCCGAGGTGGAGCTGGTGAACACGGCGCCGTACCCGTTCCCCGACGGCAACGCGCCGGGCCGCCTCTCCAGCAAGGTGATGAAGTTCGTCATCGAACCAGCGAAGACAAGGGACCACTCCAGGGTGCCGGCGaggctgctggagtaccacgcgaaGGTCGCCGAGGAAGAGGCGACAAGAAAGCGATACATCGTGATGTACGAGTACGACGACGGCGCGACGGGCGGCCCGACGCACCTGTACATCAACGGGAAGCGGCTGGAGGACCCGGCGACGGAGACGCCGCGCGTGGGGGCGACGGAGGTGTGGGAGGTGGTCAACCTCACGCCGGACGACCACCCGCTCCACCTCCATCTGGCCACGTTCCAGGCGGTGCGCGCCCGGGGGCTGGTCGGGCTTGACGAGTTCAGGCGCTGCATGGCCAGGCTCAACGACGCGGCCAGGTGCAACGTGAGCCAGCACGCCGCTGGGGACGCGGTGGGCGTGCCGGAGCACGAGAGGACGTGGAAGAACGTGGGGAAGATGGCGCCGGGGCACGTGACGACGGCGGTGGTCAAGTTCCTGATGGTGGACACCGGCGAGGACTACCCGTTCGACGCCACGGCCGAGCCTGGCTACGTCTATCACTGTCAC ATTTTGGATCATGAGGACAATGCCATGATTCGCCCGCTAAAGCTCATCAGATAA